DNA from Bacteroidia bacterium:
TAACGGGCGAGTAAAAAGTAAATGCTTCAAGTATGTTTGCCAGAGAGGAGTATATCCTGCTAACATTTCATCTGCGCCCTGTCCATCAAGGAGTACTGTAACTTGCTGTTGCTTTACCATTTGCATCACTTCATACTGTGCAGCAATACTAGCACTGCCATAAGGTTCCTCTTGGTGGTAGTTAATTTTGTCAATGTTTTTGATAAAAGAATTGCTGTCAGGAGTAACGTAGTTCGCTTTGAAGCCTGTTTTTTGTGCCACAGCTTGAATGTACTTGCTTTCATCTAATTCAAATCCTGGAAATACAGCTGAAAAAGTCTGAAATTCTTTGATATTATTGCTAAAATATTGATGAATACTGCATACAATAGAGGAAGAATCTAATCCCCCAGACAAGCTACTACCTACGGGTACATCGCTGCGTAAGCGCTTACGAATAGAATCAGTGAAAAGTGCTAAAAACTCTTCTTTTGCTTGCTCAAAAGAACCAGTATAAGTAGCGTTGATATTGGTAATATCCCAGTACTTATGCGTTTGGAAGTGTAGCCTATCTTGATCTATCCGTACATAAGCATAATGGGCGGGTTCTATTTGAAAAATATTTTCATAAAATGTTTGGTATGGATAAATAGAGCTTTCAATCGTAGAGTATAAAAGATATTCAAATACACGTTTTAAGTTGGGTTTTTTACTTACTCCGTATTTCCAAAGTGCTTTCATTTCTGAAGCAAAAGCAAAAGAGTGAGTAGTGTAAGTGTAGTAGAGTGGCTTCTCTCCGAATCTATCCCTCGCTAAAAATAAGGTCTTATCTTTGTTGTTCCAAATAGCAAAAGCGTACATTCCTTCTACCTGTTTAAGACAAGCTTCTCCATACTCTATAAATAGGTTCAGTAAAACTTCAGTATCAGTCTGCGAATTAAAAGTATACCCCTTTTTGGTTAAGATTTCTCTTAGCTCAATGTAATTATATATTTCTCCATTAAGTACAATGACATAGTTTCCATCTTTGCTGTGCATAGGTTGCGCCCCTCTTTCACTTAAATCTAAAATACTCAAACGGCGGTGCCCTAATCCAATTTTGCCATCTTTGCTTATCCAAATTCCCTCACTATCGGGACCTCTGTGAATGAGTGTATCATTCATTGCTTTAATCTGTTGAACTTGAACAGGATTTT
Protein-coding regions in this window:
- the asnB gene encoding asparagine synthase (glutamine-hydrolyzing), producing the protein MCGITGIISTQNPVQVQQIKAMNDTLIHRGPDSEGIWISKDGKIGLGHRRLSILDLSERGAQPMHSKDGNYVIVLNGEIYNYIELREILTKKGYTFNSQTDTEVLLNLFIEYGEACLKQVEGMYAFAIWNNKDKTLFLARDRFGEKPLYYTYTTHSFAFASEMKALWKYGVSKKPNLKRVFEYLLYSTIESSIYPYQTFYENIFQIEPAHYAYVRIDQDRLHFQTHKYWDITNINATYTGSFEQAKEEFLALFTDSIRKRLRSDVPVGSSLSGGLDSSSIVCSIHQYFSNNIKEFQTFSAVFPGFELDESKYIQAVAQKTGFKANYVTPDSNSFIKNIDKINYHQEEPYGSASIAAQYEVMQMVKQQQVTVLLDGQGADEMLAGYTPLWQTYLKHLLFTRPLAFHKEWREFKKIPNFKLEGSFGFNLLNQWFYTLKKKLSVFKRKFISVKSPYYLGIHPDIVKKYRLLPSPIESPPTLKEHLYFMLLKRGLNELLRYADRNSMAHAVEVRLPFLDHRIAEFLFSLPDNYLISPGYSKRILRAAMQGILPDLIIQRQDKIGFAPPQQEWFNNPKLKEMVYSSIEKLKKEGVIVKSYPQLYWQYLMLGYTYQS